Proteins from a single region of Lachnospiraceae bacterium:
- a CDS encoding phospho-N-acetylmuramoyl-pentapeptide-transferase, producing METAIFPAMIAFVMELILCPVLIPLLSRLKFGQYIREEGPKSHKKKAGTPTMGGIAIILSMIIGCVFFAGKYPAVWPVLLVTIAFGLIGLADDFIKVVMKHNEGLKPLQKFILQILVSSAFAFYLYINDFSTTLTFHIFGDAQLELGWLFYPFVVFAMVAMTNGSNFTDGLDGLAASVTVIVATFFAITAWGKGSDTVPAASAAAGSLLGFLLFNTYPAKVFMGDTGSLALGGFVTAIAFVLEMPMILLVVGFVYVAEVVSVMLQVGYFKATHGKRLFRMAPIHHHFEMGGWPETKVVAVFSIVTAILCLAAMLLI from the coding sequence ATGGAAACGGCGATTTTTCCTGCGATGATTGCATTTGTGATGGAGCTGATCCTGTGCCCCGTCCTGATACCGCTGCTCAGCAGACTGAAATTTGGTCAATATATTCGGGAGGAAGGGCCGAAATCCCATAAAAAAAAGGCGGGGACGCCCACTATGGGCGGCATTGCCATTATTCTCAGCATGATCATTGGCTGTGTATTTTTTGCCGGAAAATATCCGGCAGTCTGGCCCGTGCTGCTGGTGACAATTGCATTTGGCCTGATTGGTTTGGCCGATGATTTTATCAAAGTGGTGATGAAGCATAACGAAGGCCTAAAGCCGCTGCAGAAATTTATTCTGCAGATTTTAGTATCATCGGCTTTTGCTTTTTACTTGTATATCAATGATTTTTCGACTACGCTCACCTTCCATATTTTCGGCGATGCGCAGCTAGAGCTCGGATGGCTGTTTTATCCCTTTGTCGTATTTGCTATGGTTGCGATGACAAACGGGAGTAACTTTACGGATGGTCTGGATGGTCTGGCGGCTAGCGTAACCGTGATTGTGGCTACCTTTTTTGCCATCACAGCATGGGGAAAAGGAAGCGATACAGTGCCGGCTGCTTCTGCCGCTGCAGGCAGCCTATTAGGCTTCTTATTATTTAATACGTATCCTGCCAAGGTTTTCATGGGAGACACGGGTTCACTGGCGCTGGGCGGCTTTGTTACAGCCATTGCCTTTGTGCTGGAGATGCCCATGATCCTTTTAGTAGTAGGCTTTGTATATGTGGCCGAGGTGGTTTCGGTTATGCTGCAGGTGGGATATTTTAAGGCGACGCATGGGAAACGATTATTCCGTATGGCGCCGATCCATCATCATTTTGAGATGGGCGGGTGGCCGGAGACCAAGGTAGTCGCTGTATTTTCGATTGTCACGGCAATTCTTTGCCTGGCGGCTATGCTGCTCATATAA
- the murD gene encoding UDP-N-acetylmuramoyl-L-alanine--D-glutamate ligase has product MNLEEKQVMVVGLAKSGIEAARLCLRHGACVTVYDGKEAESLEPQLKELENEELHYILGRQPEEEELSRIDYMVLSPGVPTDLAFIQRARELGVIVCGEIELAAHFCRNEIIGITGTNGKTTTTTLVGQIMQAYAPGSLVAGNIGTPFSAMAENAKEKTYTTIELSSFQLESILKFRPHVAAILNFTPDHLDRHKTFENYVAAKCRIYENQTSDDFCIFNYDDPLCRERAEQLSKRENAPTVAYFSHQTPTQGGIWAEGDQMVADIQGSKTVLAEFSRLQILGAHNEENAMAAALCCLKAGVPVPVITEGLYAFKGVAHRIEPVGSVAGVQYYNDSKATNPDAAIKGLLAMRTPQTVLIGGGYDKGTPYDSWCQLFTGRVRRLILIGATRQDIYDCAVRCGYPAEQIEMADSFQEAVQKAAQSAQEGDSVLLSPACASWGMFKNYEERGDIFRELVQNMQ; this is encoded by the coding sequence ATGAATTTGGAAGAAAAGCAGGTAATGGTAGTCGGTCTCGCTAAAAGCGGAATTGAGGCAGCAAGGCTATGCCTGCGCCATGGCGCGTGCGTTACAGTATATGACGGAAAAGAAGCAGAAAGCCTGGAGCCACAGCTAAAGGAGCTGGAAAACGAGGAGCTTCACTATATTTTGGGTAGACAGCCGGAAGAAGAAGAGCTTTCTCGTATAGATTACATGGTGCTCAGTCCCGGAGTGCCCACGGATCTGGCCTTTATTCAAAGAGCAAGAGAGCTGGGGGTAATTGTGTGCGGAGAAATTGAACTGGCCGCGCATTTTTGCCGTAATGAGATCATCGGTATTACTGGCACAAACGGAAAGACCACGACCACCACATTAGTCGGGCAGATCATGCAGGCATACGCCCCTGGATCGCTGGTGGCTGGCAACATCGGCACGCCATTTTCTGCCATGGCAGAAAATGCAAAAGAAAAAACATATACCACCATTGAGCTCTCAAGCTTTCAGCTGGAAAGCATTTTGAAATTCCGTCCGCACGTAGCGGCTATTCTGAATTTTACACCGGACCATTTGGACCGGCACAAGACCTTTGAGAACTATGTAGCGGCGAAATGCCGTATTTATGAAAATCAAACGTCCGATGATTTCTGCATTTTTAATTATGATGATCCGCTGTGCAGAGAGAGAGCCGAGCAGCTTTCAAAAAGAGAGAACGCGCCGACAGTTGCTTATTTTAGCCATCAAACGCCGACGCAGGGCGGCATATGGGCAGAGGGCGATCAGATGGTGGCCGATATACAGGGCAGCAAGACTGTGCTGGCGGAATTTTCAAGGCTGCAGATATTAGGAGCACATAATGAAGAAAATGCGATGGCGGCAGCGCTTTGCTGTTTGAAGGCCGGCGTCCCGGTACCCGTGATCACAGAAGGGCTCTATGCATTTAAGGGGGTAGCGCATCGGATTGAGCCCGTTGGCAGCGTTGCCGGTGTCCAGTATTATAATGATTCCAAGGCAACCAATCCGGACGCTGCGATAAAAGGGCTTCTGGCCATGCGCACGCCTCAAACGGTGCTGATTGGCGGCGGCTATGATAAAGGAACGCCTTATGACAGCTGGTGTCAGCTGTTTACGGGGCGCGTACGCCGTCTCATTTTAATTGGCGCGACCCGGCAGGATATATATGACTGCGCCGTGCGCTGCGGGTATCCGGCTGAGCAGATTGAAATGGCAGACAGCTTTCAGGAAGCGGTGCAAAAAGCGGCGCAGAGCGCCCAAGAAGGGGATAGTGTCCTGCTTTCCCCCGCATGTGCCAGCTGGGGAATGTTTAAAAACTATGAAGAGCGGGGAGACATTTTCCGTGAGTTGGTTCAAAATATGCAGTAA